In Bacillus pumilus, the sequence ATCCGTCATCTTGAGAAGAAACGTGTCGTGATTTTTGCTGCAGGTACTGGTAATCCTTATTTCTCTACAGATACAACTGCAGCACTTCGTGCAGCAGAAATTGAAGCAGATGTCATTTTAATGGCGAAAAATAATGTAGATGGTGTCTACAGTGCTGATCCTCGTACAGATGCGGATGCAGTAAAATATGATAAGCTTTCATATCTTGATGTACTAAAAGAAGGGCTTGCTGTAATGGATTCTACTGCGTCCTCATTATGTATGGACAATGACATTCCATTAATCGTATTCTCCATTATGGAAGAAGGAAATATTAAACGTGCCGTAAATGGCGAATCAATCGGAACGATCGTGAGGGGGAAATAACGTGTCAAAAGAAGTGTTGAACCAAACAAAAGAAAAAATGGAAAAAGCCGTTCAAGCATACGGACGTGAACTAGCAACTGTTCGCGCTGGTAGAGCAAATGCTTCACTACTAGATAAAGTGACAGTTGATTATTACGGTGCACAAACACCACTCAACCAAATTGCGTCAATTACAGTGCCAGAAGCACGTATGCTGATTATCACACCTTACGATAAAACAGCGATCGGTGATATCGAAAAAGCGATCCAAAAGTCTGATCTTGGCATCACGCCAACAAGTGACGGAAATGTGATCCGCATTGCGATCCCTGCGCTAACAGAAGAAAGACGTAAAGAGCTTGTGAAAGTTGTGAAAAAATACTCTGAAGAAGCAAAAGTAGCTGTTCGTAACGTTCGTCGTGATGCAAACGATGATTTGAAAAAGCTTGAGAAAAATGGGGAGATCACTGAAGATGAACTAAGATCATCTACAGAGGATGTTCAAAAATTGACAGATGAATATGTCGCTAAAATT encodes:
- the pyrH gene encoding UMP kinase, producing the protein MSKPKYNRIVLKLSGEALAGDAGNGINPTVIQSIAKQVKEIAELDVEVAVVVGGGNLWRGKTGSDLGMDRATADYMGMLATVMNSLALQDSLETLGIQSRVQTSIEMRQVAEPYIRRKAIRHLEKKRVVIFAAGTGNPYFSTDTTAALRAAEIEADVILMAKNNVDGVYSADPRTDADAVKYDKLSYLDVLKEGLAVMDSTASSLCMDNDIPLIVFSIMEEGNIKRAVNGESIGTIVRGK
- the frr gene encoding ribosome recycling factor, producing MSKEVLNQTKEKMEKAVQAYGRELATVRAGRANASLLDKVTVDYYGAQTPLNQIASITVPEARMLIITPYDKTAIGDIEKAIQKSDLGITPTSDGNVIRIAIPALTEERRKELVKVVKKYSEEAKVAVRNVRRDANDDLKKLEKNGEITEDELRSSTEDVQKLTDEYVAKIDDVTKDKEKEIMEV